A stretch of the Chlorobiota bacterium genome encodes the following:
- a CDS encoding glycosyltransferase, translated as MKLLVVDKTALLRNNRMRYNLLSEDCNIELTLLTTNKWIENTKPFLYEKSTTKENYKTIVGKVWMHGHAMLAGYYSGMIKAFYKSQPEIILLLEESFSIFALQTIFLAKIFSPTSKIIFYNWHILSYRYFPHKLGFLYRFMGTALAGMCDVGLSHLPKSKQALDDARSGVRSLIMFQGLNNSPFTNNLITKAEGRLKLNLTKDSIYFLYVGRLLEPKGIQYAINAIHDLRLELNLDLRMIILGEGDFKNELVKLANELSISKFINFFSSVKIEQVPLFMRSADCLILPSKSTIHEQFGRVIAEAMFSGTFVIGSTSGEIPNAIGEDGFVFIADNLQDLKIKICNFIFNKGEVENIIKNAKVNSIKKYSVNSFVEKLKSLLNELI; from the coding sequence TTGAAACTTTTAGTTGTTGATAAAACTGCATTATTACGAAACAACAGAATGAGATATAATCTTCTTTCTGAGGATTGTAATATAGAGTTAACTCTTTTAACAACAAATAAATGGATTGAAAATACTAAACCTTTCCTTTACGAAAAATCGACTACAAAAGAAAATTATAAAACTATTGTAGGCAAAGTTTGGATGCATGGTCATGCAATGTTAGCTGGATATTACAGTGGAATGATTAAAGCTTTTTACAAATCACAACCTGAGATTATACTTTTGCTTGAAGAGTCGTTTTCAATTTTTGCTTTACAAACAATTTTTTTAGCTAAAATTTTTTCTCCTACTTCAAAAATTATTTTTTATAATTGGCATATTTTATCATATCGATATTTTCCACATAAATTAGGATTTTTGTATAGATTTATGGGGACAGCATTAGCTGGGATGTGTGATGTTGGGTTATCTCATCTTCCAAAATCAAAGCAAGCATTAGATGATGCTAGAAGTGGTGTTCGTTCATTGATTATGTTTCAGGGCTTGAATAATTCACCATTTACAAACAATTTAATTACCAAAGCTGAAGGAAGGTTAAAGTTGAATTTAACCAAAGATTCAATTTACTTTTTATATGTTGGAAGATTGCTTGAGCCTAAAGGAATTCAATATGCAATTAATGCAATTCACGATTTAAGATTAGAACTTAATTTAGATTTAAGGATGATCATTTTAGGTGAAGGTGATTTTAAAAATGAATTAGTAAAACTGGCAAATGAATTATCAATTTCTAAATTCATAAATTTTTTCTCAAGTGTAAAAATAGAACAAGTTCCATTATTTATGCGCTCTGCAGATTGTTTGATATTACCTTCAAAGAGTACTATCCATGAACAATTTGGCAGAGTAATTGCCGAGGCAATGTTTTCTGGAACATTTGTAATAGGCTCAACAAGCGGTGAAATTCCTAATGCTATTGGTGAAGATGGTTTTGTATTTATTGCAGATAATCTGCAAGATTTAAAAATTAAAATTTGTAATTTTATTTTTAATAAAGGTGAAGTTGAGAATATTATTAAAAATGCGAAAGTAAATTCCATTAAGAAATATTCAGTAAACTCTTTTGTTGAAAAATTAAAATCCCTCCTAAATGAATTGATCTAA
- a CDS encoding 2Fe-2S iron-sulfur cluster binding domain-containing protein yields the protein MSEKKIFKVTFMPWNITVNALEGENFLDLAMQNEIDLQHNCGGVCACSTCHVIVKKGFETLSEMEDDEADQLDEAEGLTIYSRLGCQSKIYGDAVVEVPLINEDIRHLFHEGATKNDEH from the coding sequence ATGTCAGAAAAAAAAATATTTAAAGTCACCTTTATGCCATGGAATATAACTGTGAATGCGCTTGAAGGTGAAAATTTCTTAGACTTAGCAATGCAAAATGAAATTGATTTGCAACATAATTGTGGTGGAGTTTGTGCTTGCTCAACATGCCATGTTATTGTTAAAAAAGGATTTGAAACACTTTCAGAGATGGAAGATGATGAAGCAGATCAATTAGATGAGGCAGAGGGATTAACAATTTATTCTAGATTGGGTTGTCAGTCCAAAATTTATGGAGATGCTGTTGTTGAAGTACCATTAATAAATGAGGATATCAGACATTTATTCCATGAAGGTGCAACTAAAAATGATGAGCATTGA
- a CDS encoding DUF4835 family protein — protein MKSQEIEATVSANYDKISQDSRDEIAGFAEELKSYVNSTKWIESEWQGPKLAMTFGITFVNVSGNLYKAKLLIGSQRNIGNNSSSPILKILDDEQKNSPDDGWSFYYRRGQQLRNEPTSYDDITSLIDYYVYIALGFDFDSYSIFGGDAMFAKAYSIANLATTRGLDGWSSNIKSSRYSRYGLIKELTDIRFQPIRSFVYNYHYNGLDLLLKDKAKSLETISNLFSDLVRTIDKLVEPTVLIRVLNDTKFQEYSSIFKGYSQDPLLWKKLKYIDPGHTQFYEEAETSR, from the coding sequence TTGAAATCTCAGGAAATTGAGGCAACTGTAAGTGCTAACTATGATAAAATTTCTCAAGATTCTAGAGATGAAATTGCAGGTTTTGCAGAAGAATTAAAGTCTTATGTTAATTCTACAAAATGGATAGAATCTGAATGGCAAGGTCCAAAACTTGCCATGACTTTTGGAATTACTTTTGTAAATGTTTCAGGAAATTTATACAAAGCAAAATTACTTATTGGTAGTCAAAGGAATATTGGAAATAACTCAAGCTCACCAATTCTTAAAATTTTAGATGATGAACAAAAAAATTCTCCAGATGATGGTTGGTCATTTTATTACAGAAGAGGTCAGCAATTAAGAAATGAACCAACATCTTATGATGATATTACTAGTTTAATTGATTACTATGTTTATATAGCATTAGGTTTTGATTTTGATAGTTATTCAATATTTGGTGGAGATGCAATGTTTGCAAAAGCTTATAGTATTGCCAACCTTGCAACTACTAGAGGTTTAGATGGATGGTCGTCAAATATAAAAAGTTCAAGATACTCTAGATACGGTCTTATTAAAGAATTAACTGATATTCGTTTTCAACCAATTAGAAGTTTTGTATATAATTATCATTATAATGGTTTAGATTTATTGTTAAAAGATAAAGCTAAATCTTTAGAAACTATAAGTAATTTGTTCTCAGATTTAGTTAGAACAATAGATAAGTTAGTTGAACCAACTGTATTGATAAGAGTTTTAAATGATACAAAATTTCAAGAATATTCAAGTATCTTTAAGGGTTATTCCCAAGATCCACTTCTTTGGAAGAAGTTAAAATATATTGATCCTGGTCATACACAATTTTATGAAGAAGCAGAAACTTCTAGATAA
- a CDS encoding IgGFc-binding protein has translation MNNFSNKSIKSICFLFGGLLLFNFQISNAQKSDLDSKGNEFWVSFLENFGSLGFGEESRLVLYASCDKLTNVSVYFGNDPTTQYKFPITKINTTFEIPIPFDMELNSNDTGVSNKSILILADDEITLYGANIRTLSADAFLGFPEDVLTRHYIVLSYPNGYSDQLGTGNGTFDMPSEFSIVAPYDGTEIKINPSPGTYINSRIDDNQFIVKLNKGEVFFGQAKTGIFQDVSGTELSSTKPIAVFAGVRRTSIPVSVGNYRDHLCEQIPPLQIWGTKVIATPHFPIAFYSPYKAVIRVLAAIDNTNWTINGVVQKPLQKGVSTQVNLDLVMFISADNPILVAQYEHSVGPDESGNGFGIGDPFMMIIPPYEQYDSIYSVQSIIDSGFDYHFMNVIVSKYHTDSLTIDGTIPNANYIDVPGTHFVYAQIEVTPGSHLVKCDSAFGLCLYGFGNANSYGYIGGIVFKKIFFDYQPPLIEDSIKCDELSGIAFDSRIIDSGIDSCYALQINNINLNIDNFKSTKDTVKYKAKLLDQYLDGFLGIIAIDSSGRSRSQFTSIPGFTVRSVGMTNSALNLDTIIHLNNQVVCRDFEIENYGKFPRTISKISIQDSLQELITNGSIKIIGQLPITLKPNEKAKFQICVEGWVRNYPITTIFKIADSCFDREVISISIIGITDTVPPNLKFNLRPCGSEADYIVTESIGKSAGISNVQFDLLNCSLTNDSVLKNLPSFYVDFNLQLINKFQDGFVKITTTDFAGNKSYKTDTLFGFTIKGVNPQTSDSVGLRYMKDYLCDTISYNKWRTDTLIISNFGLGLKIISKVNFKNNISFSVAPSIFPLVIKPGRFAKLPVNIYGSQVNSITDTLILNNDCNVEEQIPFTINIKADQSFGDDWCKNRILFNPTNGTNINFIQTPIPNPIKSRIAKVDIGLKNDDEVNLNIYSLKGEKLIEIIKKEYLKKGIHRLTLDFNKLVSGSYYLGFSTKNNIESFTIFQIIN, from the coding sequence ATGAATAATTTTTCTAATAAGTCTATCAAAAGTATTTGCTTCCTTTTTGGTGGTTTATTATTGTTTAATTTTCAAATTTCAAATGCACAAAAATCAGACTTAGATTCTAAAGGAAATGAGTTTTGGGTATCATTTTTAGAGAATTTTGGTTCATTAGGATTTGGCGAAGAATCTAGATTAGTTTTATATGCTTCTTGCGATAAGTTAACAAATGTTTCAGTATATTTTGGCAATGATCCTACCACTCAATATAAATTCCCTATCACTAAAATTAATACTACTTTTGAAATCCCTATTCCATTTGATATGGAGTTAAATAGTAATGATACTGGAGTTTCAAACAAATCAATTTTAATATTAGCTGATGATGAAATAACTTTGTATGGTGCAAATATTAGAACCTTATCTGCTGACGCTTTTCTTGGTTTTCCTGAGGATGTTCTTACACGACATTATATTGTTCTTTCTTATCCAAATGGATATTCTGATCAACTAGGTACAGGAAATGGAACTTTTGATATGCCATCAGAATTTTCAATCGTTGCCCCTTATGATGGAACTGAGATAAAAATTAATCCATCACCAGGCACTTACATTAATAGTAGAATAGACGATAATCAATTTATTGTCAAATTAAATAAAGGTGAAGTATTTTTTGGACAAGCTAAAACAGGTATTTTCCAAGATGTAAGTGGAACTGAGCTTTCTTCAACCAAACCTATTGCTGTTTTTGCAGGTGTTAGAAGAACATCAATTCCTGTTTCTGTAGGTAATTATAGAGATCATTTATGTGAACAAATTCCTCCACTCCAAATATGGGGCACAAAGGTAATTGCAACTCCTCATTTTCCTATAGCTTTCTATTCTCCTTACAAAGCTGTAATCAGAGTTTTGGCTGCAATTGATAATACAAATTGGACAATTAATGGAGTTGTACAAAAGCCATTACAAAAAGGTGTATCTACTCAAGTCAATCTTGATCTCGTTATGTTTATTTCGGCAGATAATCCAATTCTTGTTGCTCAATACGAACATTCTGTTGGTCCTGATGAATCTGGGAATGGTTTTGGTATAGGTGATCCTTTTATGATGATTATTCCACCTTATGAGCAATATGATTCAATATATAGTGTTCAAAGTATAATCGATTCAGGCTTTGATTATCATTTTATGAATGTTATAGTTTCAAAATATCATACTGATAGTTTAACAATAGATGGAACAATTCCTAATGCAAATTATATTGATGTTCCAGGCACTCATTTTGTATATGCTCAAATAGAAGTTACACCAGGTTCACACCTTGTAAAATGTGATTCAGCTTTTGGATTATGCTTGTATGGATTTGGGAATGCAAATTCTTATGGATACATTGGTGGTATTGTTTTTAAGAAAATATTTTTTGATTACCAACCTCCACTTATTGAAGACTCAATTAAATGTGATGAGTTAAGTGGAATTGCTTTTGATAGTAGAATAATAGATTCTGGGATTGATTCTTGTTATGCTTTACAAATAAATAATATCAATTTGAATATTGATAATTTTAAAAGCACGAAGGATACTGTCAAATATAAAGCAAAATTATTAGATCAGTATTTAGATGGATTCTTAGGTATTATTGCAATTGATTCATCTGGAAGATCTAGAAGTCAGTTCACATCAATTCCAGGCTTTACAGTTAGGTCAGTTGGTATGACTAATTCAGCTTTAAATTTAGATACAATAATTCATTTAAATAATCAAGTAGTTTGTAGAGATTTTGAAATAGAAAATTATGGGAAGTTTCCAAGAACTATTTCTAAAATATCTATTCAAGATTCACTTCAAGAATTAATAACAAATGGTTCAATTAAAATTATCGGACAGTTACCAATAACTTTAAAGCCAAATGAAAAAGCTAAATTTCAAATTTGTGTTGAAGGTTGGGTTAGAAATTATCCTATTACAACAATTTTTAAAATTGCAGATAGTTGTTTTGATAGAGAAGTAATCTCAATTTCTATTATTGGTATTACCGATACTGTACCACCAAACCTTAAGTTCAATTTAAGACCATGCGGTTCAGAAGCTGATTACATTGTTACCGAATCAATTGGTAAATCAGCTGGAATTAGCAATGTACAGTTTGATTTGTTGAATTGCAGTTTAACTAATGATTCAGTGTTAAAGAACTTACCCTCCTTTTATGTTGATTTTAATTTACAATTGATAAATAAATTCCAGGATGGTTTTGTAAAAATTACTACAACAGATTTTGCTGGAAATAAATCATATAAAACTGATACTTTGTTTGGTTTTACTATTAAAGGCGTTAACCCACAAACAAGTGATTCTGTTGGATTGAGATATATGAAAGATTATTTGTGTGACACAATAAGTTATAATAAATGGAGAACTGATACATTAATTATAAGCAATTTTGGACTTGGATTAAAAATAATTTCTAAAGTTAATTTTAAAAACAATATTTCATTTAGTGTTGCTCCATCCATTTTCCCTTTAGTCATAAAGCCAGGTAGATTTGCTAAATTGCCTGTTAACATTTATGGTAGTCAAGTAAATTCAATTACTGATACTTTGATTTTAAATAACGATTGCAATGTAGAAGAACAAATACCATTCACAATTAATATCAAAGCAGACCAATCATTTGGAGATGATTGGTGTAAAAATAGAATTTTGTTCAATCCTACTAATGGTACAAATATTAATTTTATTCAAACTCCAATCCCAAATCCTATTAAATCTAGAATTGCAAAAGTTGATATTGGTTTGAAAAATGATGATGAAGTTAATTTAAATATTTATTCTTTAAAAGGTGAAAAGTTAATAGAAATTATAAAAAAAGAATATCTAAAAAAAGGTATTCATCGATTGACACTTGATTTTAACAAACTAGTAAGCGGTTCTTATTATTTAGGTTTTTCAACAAAAAATAATATCGAATCATTTACAATATTTCAAATAATTAATTAA
- a CDS encoding glycosyltransferase family 4 protein: MQKLTQNKIILDLGKLNAKQSGLGEYGLKFGETISNRSKEFNEKFNLKFYFFLPKKESGIFGDNVKYINRKHIFKLFNPMIQKFDIWHSLNQFCKVKPSPFSKNSITTIHDLNFLYMENDEIIKKLILKHTKLLKRTNYHISISEFVKKDIIDNIPYKINPKVIYNGVSNLIGFKQSKHKDFDYTKPFFFHISRLATNKNPESILRVSKLIPNFDFVIAGDLHHPHSNYLIEYCKSNNLTNVKFFHYISEEEKAWFYANCKGFIFPSLHEGFGMPIIEAMYFGKPVFVSNLSCLPEITSTYGYYFTDFLEENMKNVILNGLNDFELNNRSKSVSEYAENFSWNNCIDNHIKYYNEIIQLSK; encoded by the coding sequence ATGCAAAAATTAACCCAAAATAAAATCATATTAGATTTAGGTAAACTTAATGCAAAACAGAGTGGATTAGGTGAATATGGTTTAAAATTTGGTGAAACTATTAGTAACAGATCTAAAGAATTCAATGAAAAGTTTAACTTAAAATTTTATTTTTTTCTCCCAAAAAAAGAAAGTGGAATATTTGGAGATAACGTTAAATACATTAATAGGAAACATATTTTTAAATTATTTAATCCTATGATTCAAAAATTTGATATTTGGCATTCACTAAATCAATTCTGTAAAGTCAAACCTTCACCATTTTCAAAAAATTCAATAACTACAATTCATGATCTAAATTTCCTATATATGGAAAATGATGAAATCATAAAAAAATTAATACTCAAACATACAAAACTTTTAAAAAGAACTAATTACCATATTAGTATTTCTGAGTTTGTAAAGAAAGATATAATTGATAATATTCCATACAAAATTAATCCTAAAGTTATTTACAATGGAGTTAGTAATTTAATTGGGTTTAAGCAGAGTAAACATAAAGATTTTGATTATACAAAACCATTTTTTTTCCACATTTCAAGACTTGCAACAAATAAAAATCCTGAATCTATTTTAAGAGTTTCAAAATTAATACCGAATTTTGATTTTGTTATTGCTGGCGATTTACATCATCCTCATTCAAATTACCTAATAGAGTATTGTAAAAGTAATAATTTAACAAATGTAAAATTTTTTCATTACATTTCTGAAGAAGAAAAAGCATGGTTTTATGCTAATTGCAAAGGTTTTATATTCCCTTCACTTCATGAAGGTTTTGGTATGCCTATTATTGAAGCAATGTATTTTGGTAAACCTGTTTTTGTTTCTAATTTATCTTGTTTACCAGAAATTACATCTACCTATGGATACTATTTTACAGATTTCTTAGAAGAAAATATGAAGAACGTTATATTGAATGGTTTAAATGATTTTGAATTGAATAATCGATCTAAAAGTGTATCAGAATATGCTGAAAATTTTTCTTGGAATAATTGTATAGACAATCATATTAAATATTATAATGAAATTATTCAGTTATCTAAATGA
- a CDS encoding MoxR family ATPase, protein MNDIESIKQLKLDVESLRKEISKVIVGQDNIIEQLIIALISKGNCLLVGVPGLAKTLLIRTVAQALDLSFSRIQFTPDLMPSDITGTEIIEDNKSTGEKIFRFIKGPVFSNIVLADEINRTPPKTQSALLEAMQEHCVTAAGNTYHLEEPFFVLATQNPIEHEGTYPLPEAQLDRFMFNIFLDYPSFEEEVLIVKQTTTSNTFEPQKVLDSNQILSIQNLIRKVPVADNVIKFAVKLVNISRPKSSNTPSYISEYLRYGAGPRASQYLILGAKALAAIQGRFTPSIEDVKAVALPVLRHRVVTSFNAEAENVSTDEIINKLIKELL, encoded by the coding sequence ATGAACGATATTGAATCAATAAAACAACTTAAATTAGATGTTGAAAGTCTCAGAAAAGAAATATCTAAAGTTATTGTTGGTCAAGATAATATTATTGAACAGTTAATTATTGCTTTAATATCAAAAGGTAATTGTTTGCTTGTTGGAGTACCTGGTTTAGCAAAAACTTTATTAATAAGAACAGTTGCACAAGCATTAGATTTGTCTTTTAGTAGAATTCAATTTACACCTGATTTAATGCCCTCTGATATCACTGGAACTGAAATAATTGAGGATAATAAATCTACTGGTGAAAAAATATTTAGATTTATTAAAGGTCCAGTTTTCTCAAACATTGTATTAGCTGATGAGATTAACAGAACACCTCCAAAAACACAATCAGCTTTGCTTGAGGCAATGCAAGAACATTGTGTAACTGCAGCAGGAAACACTTATCATTTAGAAGAGCCATTCTTTGTATTAGCTACTCAAAATCCTATTGAGCATGAAGGTACTTATCCATTACCTGAAGCTCAACTTGATAGGTTTATGTTTAATATATTTTTAGATTATCCTTCATTTGAAGAAGAAGTACTAATTGTAAAACAAACTACAACTTCAAATACTTTTGAACCTCAAAAAGTGTTAGATTCAAATCAAATTTTATCAATTCAAAATCTAATTCGAAAAGTTCCTGTAGCTGATAATGTAATTAAATTTGCTGTAAAACTAGTTAACATTTCTAGACCCAAATCAAGTAATACCCCTAGTTATATTAGTGAGTACTTAAGGTATGGAGCAGGACCAAGAGCTTCACAATATTTGATTCTTGGTGCAAAAGCTTTAGCTGCAATTCAAGGCAGATTCACTCCAAGTATTGAAGATGTTAAAGCTGTTGCTTTACCAGTATTAAGACACAGAGTTGTAACCAGTTTTAATGCAGAGGCAGAAAATGTTTCTACTGATGAAATTATAAACAAATTGATTAAGGAACTATTGTAA
- a CDS encoding SDR family NAD(P)-dependent oxidoreductase, with protein MTKFNQAIIIGASSGIGEALARELVNNGCIVALVARRGDLLDKLCSEINSNSDKIKAYSYVHDVVNIDEVPELFQVITRQLGRLDAIFYTAGTMAKITKDEYDTSKDSLMIKVNTIGAIAWINEAARRFERIKKGTIVGVSSVAGDRGRSRNPAYCSSKAALNTYLESIRNRIGKLGVKVLTIKPGFIDTEMTKGTKGLFWLISPESAAKMILKSASKGRKISYIPARWRLVMFIIKSIPSFIFRRLSI; from the coding sequence ATGACGAAATTTAATCAAGCTATTATAATTGGAGCATCGAGTGGAATTGGTGAAGCCTTAGCTCGAGAACTTGTTAACAACGGATGTATAGTTGCATTAGTGGCAAGGAGGGGTGATTTACTAGATAAATTATGTTCTGAAATTAATTCGAATTCAGATAAAATTAAAGCTTATTCTTATGTTCATGATGTAGTAAATATTGACGAAGTTCCAGAACTTTTTCAAGTTATCACAAGACAATTAGGAAGACTAGATGCTATTTTTTATACTGCTGGAACAATGGCTAAAATTACTAAAGATGAATATGACACAAGTAAAGATTCATTGATGATTAAAGTAAACACAATTGGCGCGATTGCTTGGATTAATGAAGCTGCAAGGAGATTTGAAAGAATTAAGAAAGGTACTATTGTTGGTGTTTCTTCAGTTGCTGGAGATAGGGGAAGAAGCCGCAACCCAGCATATTGTTCAAGTAAAGCTGCACTGAACACATATTTAGAATCAATAAGAAACAGAATTGGGAAGTTAGGAGTAAAAGTTCTCACAATTAAACCTGGATTTATTGATACTGAAATGACAAAAGGAACAAAGGGTTTATTTTGGCTTATCTCACCAGAATCTGCTGCTAAAATGATTTTAAAATCAGCATCCAAAGGTAGAAAAATTTCCTATATTCCTGCTAGATGGAGATTAGTAATGTTTATTATAAAATCAATTCCATCTTTTATTTTTAGGAGACTTTCTATATAA
- the topA gene encoding type I DNA topoisomerase: MKNLVIVESPSKAKTINSYLGSDYIVDASVGHIKDLPKDGLGVDIENGFIPEYCTIKGKGDVIKKLIQLSKHCDYVFLATDPDREGEAIAQHIKAELKGKSKKIKRVTFNEITKDAVIYAIQNPRDIDKEMVASQEARRVMDRLIGYKVSPFLWRNMDRSAKGLSAGRVQSVALRIIVERERIINSFLPIVYFNIIADFVSIEKDKITATLIRYRNQEIKKPEGSHSDKNNKSLKNFFISDEETANRIRTEALNQSYKISNISQKEVTQNSPPPFITSTLQQDASRKLRMNTKRVMQIAQKLYEGVLLGSMGSVGLITYMRTDSIRINQKAEEKAEEFIYENYGKEYLKINVSKKKSEAIKKNSKKNVQDAHEAIRPTNIKITPKEASKYLDSESSKLYELIWQRFIASQMSAAIYDQTLIEVSGGEFLFRAEGKKQKFQGWMKVYSEDVDESKIIEESDINNQVLSEKIKLGLDLNIKNPKVLEKKTQSPPRFTQSSLVKELERLGIGRPSTYSSILSLLIDREYIIEEERKLKPTVLGFDVCDLLTKNFPEVFDTKFTNLMEKELDLVALGEKKYIDVMKEFYKPLEIALLRSLGPNSINFKTQNKLNINNGVLLSHLKGSTFENQNIDSTGIICNKCGGEMIKRNSKLGNEFYGCKNYPECTNTKQIESSIKCPKCQNGSIVERKGGKFNSIFYGCTNYPECKYTSNNLPK; this comes from the coding sequence TTGAAAAACTTAGTCATTGTTGAATCACCTTCAAAAGCAAAAACAATTAATTCTTACTTAGGTTCAGATTACATCGTTGATGCATCAGTTGGTCATATAAAGGATCTCCCAAAAGATGGTTTAGGAGTAGATATTGAAAATGGATTTATTCCAGAATATTGTACTATCAAAGGTAAAGGGGATGTTATTAAAAAGCTAATTCAACTTTCCAAACATTGCGATTATGTTTTTTTAGCAACTGATCCAGATAGAGAAGGAGAAGCTATTGCACAACATATAAAAGCTGAACTTAAAGGAAAATCTAAAAAAATAAAACGAGTTACTTTCAATGAAATAACAAAAGATGCAGTAATCTATGCCATTCAAAATCCTAGAGATATTGATAAAGAAATGGTTGCCTCACAAGAAGCAAGAAGAGTAATGGATAGGCTTATTGGATATAAAGTTTCACCATTTTTATGGAGGAATATGGATCGATCTGCTAAAGGTTTATCAGCTGGTAGGGTTCAATCTGTTGCATTAAGAATTATAGTTGAAAGAGAAAGAATTATTAACTCATTCTTACCAATAGTTTACTTTAATATTATTGCCGATTTTGTATCAATTGAAAAAGATAAAATTACTGCTACTTTAATAAGATATAGAAATCAAGAAATTAAAAAGCCAGAAGGCTCTCATAGTGATAAAAATAATAAATCTCTAAAAAATTTCTTTATATCGGATGAAGAAACAGCGAACCGTATTCGTACTGAAGCATTAAATCAATCATATAAAATTAGCAATATTTCACAAAAAGAGGTAACTCAAAATTCTCCTCCACCATTCATAACTTCAACATTACAGCAAGATGCTTCAAGGAAACTTAGAATGAACACAAAACGAGTTATGCAAATAGCTCAAAAGCTTTATGAAGGTGTTTTACTTGGTTCAATGGGGTCAGTAGGATTAATTACATACATGAGGACAGACTCAATTAGAATAAATCAGAAGGCAGAAGAAAAAGCTGAAGAGTTTATTTATGAAAACTATGGAAAGGAGTATCTTAAAATCAATGTTTCAAAGAAAAAATCTGAAGCGATTAAAAAAAATTCAAAGAAAAATGTTCAAGATGCACATGAAGCAATTCGTCCAACAAATATTAAGATAACTCCTAAAGAAGCCTCAAAATATCTTGATTCCGAATCTTCAAAATTATATGAATTAATTTGGCAGAGGTTTATTGCAAGCCAGATGAGCGCTGCTATTTATGACCAAACATTAATAGAAGTTTCTGGGGGTGAATTTCTATTTAGAGCAGAGGGGAAAAAACAAAAATTTCAAGGTTGGATGAAAGTTTATTCCGAAGATGTTGATGAATCTAAAATTATTGAAGAATCAGATATTAACAATCAAGTTTTGTCTGAAAAAATAAAGTTAGGGTTAGATTTAAATATAAAAAATCCTAAAGTTTTAGAAAAAAAAACTCAATCACCACCAAGATTTACTCAGAGTTCTTTGGTAAAAGAATTGGAAAGATTAGGAATTGGAAGACCAAGTACTTACTCAAGTATTTTATCATTATTAATTGATAGAGAATATATTATTGAGGAAGAAAGGAAACTAAAACCAACAGTTTTGGGTTTTGATGTTTGCGACTTACTTACAAAAAATTTCCCTGAAGTGTTTGATACTAAATTTACCAATTTAATGGAGAAAGAATTGGACTTAGTTGCATTAGGAGAAAAAAAATACATTGATGTAATGAAAGAATTTTACAAACCACTTGAAATTGCCTTACTTAGATCTTTAGGTCCTAACTCAATAAATTTTAAAACTCAAAACAAGTTAAATATAAATAATGGAGTTTTATTATCACATTTGAAGGGATCAACATTTGAGAATCAAAATATAGATTCAACAGGTATAATTTGTAATAAATGTGGGGGTGAAATGATTAAAAGAAATTCAAAATTAGGAAATGAATTTTATGGTTGTAAAAATTATCCGGAGTGTACAAATACAAAGCAAATTGAATCTTCAATAAAGTGTCCTAAATGTCAGAATGGTAGTATAGTTGAAAGAAAGGGAGGAAAATTTAATTCAATTTTTTATGGATGTACAAATTATCCTGAATGTAAATACACATCAAATAATTTACCTAAATAA